One genomic region from Halosolutus amylolyticus encodes:
- a CDS encoding RNA-guided endonuclease InsQ/TnpB family protein — protein MADDYVRRTAITRISVDGEQRELLEDTISEWKRGCQIATDMAWGKCNTKSDIQPLAYDDVREHTDLGSQHAILATHQAAQAITGCIERRSKGKTVSKPTFTAPTVKYDTRTMTLFDDDTVSLSTTKSRVRCDLALPDADDGYQRQYLDSDEWSVTESTLTARDGDYLLHIGFRRPKNDTEQNTAEDGTVLGVDLGIENLAVTSTAHFVSGRELTHDLQKFETVRAGLQQTGTRSAHRTLEQSSSRELRYVRDVLHQASNAIVNEALRYGCDVIAFEDLTHIRERTGASWGHKWAFRTLYEQVEYKAEAEGISVKQVGSAYTSKRCAECGFTADENRLTRNDFRCVKCKSEANADYNAAKNIGMRYVRRGQQSSRRTGNSQLALKSGTVTPSGGFTAHPDGFEAEDTDNPHPPSAESA, from the coding sequence GACGGCAATCACCCGTATCTCGGTAGACGGTGAGCAGCGCGAGTTGCTTGAGGACACTATCTCCGAGTGGAAGCGTGGTTGCCAAATCGCCACGGACATGGCGTGGGGCAAGTGCAACACGAAAAGCGATATACAGCCCCTCGCCTACGACGATGTGCGTGAACACACCGACCTCGGGAGTCAGCACGCGATTCTCGCCACCCACCAAGCCGCACAAGCCATCACCGGCTGCATCGAACGTCGCTCGAAAGGCAAGACGGTCAGCAAGCCCACCTTCACCGCGCCCACAGTGAAGTACGACACCCGGACCATGACGCTCTTCGATGACGACACGGTGTCCCTCTCCACCACAAAGAGTCGTGTCCGGTGTGACCTTGCTCTGCCCGACGCCGATGATGGCTACCAACGACAGTACCTCGACTCCGACGAATGGAGCGTCACGGAAAGCACGCTCACCGCCCGTGATGGCGACTACCTCTTGCACATCGGCTTTCGCCGACCCAAGAACGATACCGAGCAGAATACCGCCGAGGACGGGACGGTTCTCGGGGTTGACCTCGGCATCGAAAACCTCGCCGTCACCAGTACCGCCCACTTTGTCAGCGGCCGAGAGCTAACCCACGACCTCCAAAAGTTTGAAACGGTACGGGCTGGCCTCCAACAGACCGGGACGCGAAGCGCCCACCGGACACTCGAACAATCCAGTAGCCGTGAGCTTCGCTACGTCAGAGACGTGCTCCACCAGGCGTCGAACGCGATCGTGAACGAAGCACTCCGCTACGGCTGTGACGTGATAGCGTTCGAGGACTTAACCCACATCCGAGAGCGCACGGGCGCGTCGTGGGGGCATAAGTGGGCGTTCCGAACGCTGTACGAGCAAGTGGAGTACAAGGCCGAGGCAGAAGGTATCTCGGTGAAGCAAGTGGGGTCGGCGTACACATCGAAGCGGTGCGCCGAGTGTGGCTTTACTGCGGACGAGAATCGCCTGACTCGCAACGACTTCCGGTGTGTGAAGTGCAAGTCGGAAGCGAACGCGGACTACAACGCAGCGAAGAACATCGGGATGCGGTACGTCCGTCGGGGCCAACAGTCGTCTCGACGGACGGGCAACAGTCAACTTGCCCTGAAGTCCGGGACTGTGACGCCGAGTGGCGGATTCACTGCCCACCCTGACGGGTTCGAGGCCGAGGACACGGACAATCCCCACCCTCCAAGCGCTGAAAGCGCTTAG
- a CDS encoding MarR family transcriptional regulator, with product MSSGTIDIDEFENADADEFEDRNDTERIVLFLDKNDDRAWKATTIAEHLGLDTDAVSAILSRLKERGLVRHKRPYWAITDDEERLQSAYRLHRHHETADEQYGEECLEDLETDEMEEVQ from the coding sequence ATGTCGAGCGGCACCATCGATATCGACGAGTTCGAGAACGCTGACGCCGACGAATTCGAGGACCGGAATGATACCGAGCGGATCGTGCTGTTCCTCGACAAGAATGACGACCGAGCGTGGAAGGCGACAACGATCGCCGAGCACCTCGGGCTGGATACAGACGCCGTCAGTGCGATTCTCTCGCGATTGAAGGAACGAGGTCTCGTGCGGCACAAGCGCCCGTACTGGGCGATCACGGACGACGAGGAACGACTCCAGTCAGCCTATCGGCTCCACCGACACCACGAGACTGCAGACGAACAGTACGGTGAGGAGTGTCTTGAGGACCTCGAAACCGACGAGATGGAAGAAGTACAGTGA
- a CDS encoding helix-turn-helix domain-containing protein, which translates to MSRTSNRANGDVIRDFLSVADLLEEPQLAQLYAYLAREEEATVQELMNELDLAQGTAYTYVNRLVDASVIEATTDEQPRVYVARDINLTVTAADDAREYTITPALIDAIARRTTDDDIDTYIDRHGIAGLATALTYTVDRERGEVTHRLMARDLDISPLAAEIILQALRSVVHEHFDIEEAGASVVDIEGVDRDIAGDNA; encoded by the coding sequence ATGTCACGCACGTCAAACCGAGCCAACGGCGACGTCATTCGCGACTTCCTCTCGGTCGCGGACCTCCTTGAGGAGCCACAGCTGGCCCAACTGTACGCGTATCTCGCCCGAGAGGAGGAAGCAACCGTTCAGGAACTCATGAACGAACTTGACCTCGCGCAGGGCACGGCCTACACCTATGTGAACCGGCTGGTCGACGCCAGCGTCATCGAGGCGACCACCGACGAGCAACCCCGGGTGTACGTCGCTCGCGACATCAATCTGACCGTCACAGCAGCTGATGACGCTCGCGAGTACACGATCACGCCCGCGCTCATCGACGCCATCGCCCGTCGCACGACCGACGATGACATCGATACCTACATCGACCGCCACGGCATCGCCGGACTCGCAACGGCACTCACCTACACCGTCGACCGGGAACGTGGCGAGGTCACCCACCGGCTGATGGCCCGTGATCTCGACATCTCGCCGCTCGCCGCCGAGATCATCCTGCAGGCGCTGCGCTCCGTCGTCCACGAGCACTTCGATATCGAGGAGGCGGGCGCGTCGGTCGTGGATATCGAGGGTGTCGACCGGGACATCGCTGGCGACAACGCGTGA
- a CDS encoding DNA-binding protein gives MSSKNVTSEVVSVDEQAFEKADEEVVDEDGFEVVDETPEFQATVQMEVQAKVDANHPDGMVDTSDERIYGATLEQEERIRAREAELERISARAEMGMQEGREKRTRDIAAKRSAERRVEFQKRAASVNPWADPERDDPRAELTQEQLAVVNKQSMRLAEKLDGWSRAAIGRRMGEAVVDGKDLMSAVVGVFEELQTAPGQVVPIGMLEGVNRKEVSIEGTVTQLWESSSSAISQVGLIEDESGRTKLTSWVASDQPWIEEGERVRIHGAAKNWYNGRVSVALTGWSTVMFPERGRWWE, from the coding sequence ATGTCAAGTAAGAACGTTACCAGTGAAGTAGTTTCGGTCGATGAACAGGCATTCGAAAAAGCGGACGAAGAGGTGGTCGACGAGGACGGCTTCGAGGTCGTCGATGAGACACCGGAGTTCCAGGCAACGGTGCAGATGGAGGTGCAGGCGAAGGTAGATGCCAACCACCCGGACGGGATGGTCGACACCAGTGACGAGCGAATCTACGGTGCGACTCTTGAACAGGAAGAGCGCATTCGGGCGCGAGAGGCGGAGCTGGAGCGCATCAGTGCCAGGGCGGAGATGGGGATGCAAGAAGGTCGGGAGAAGCGGACGCGAGATATCGCGGCGAAGCGGAGCGCTGAGCGACGTGTTGAGTTCCAGAAACGGGCGGCAAGCGTGAACCCGTGGGCGGATCCAGAGCGAGACGATCCTCGTGCAGAACTGACGCAGGAGCAGTTGGCTGTGGTGAACAAGCAGTCAATGCGGCTGGCCGAGAAGCTGGATGGCTGGTCGCGAGCAGCGATTGGTCGGCGAATGGGTGAAGCCGTCGTCGATGGGAAAGACCTGATGAGTGCAGTCGTCGGGGTGTTCGAGGAGTTGCAGACGGCGCCGGGACAGGTGGTTCCCATCGGGATGCTCGAAGGCGTCAATCGGAAAGAGGTGAGCATCGAAGGTACTGTGACACAGCTGTGGGAGTCGTCGAGTTCAGCTATTTCCCAAGTGGGGCTCATCGAAGACGAAAGTGGGCGAACGAAGCTGACGTCGTGGGTCGCAAGTGACCAACCCTGGATCGAAGAAGGCGAACGAGTTCGCATTCACGGGGCTGCGAAGAACTGGTACAACGGGCGCGTCTCAGTAGCCCTCACTGGGTGGAGCACCGTGATGTTCCCTGAGCGCGGTCGGTGGTGGGAATAG